A section of the Babylonia areolata isolate BAREFJ2019XMU chromosome 1, ASM4173473v1, whole genome shotgun sequence genome encodes:
- the LOC143287655 gene encoding transmembrane channel-like protein 7 isoform X2, which yields MATLRNTMSRRNRVGPESQAAEKAAQEFESIRTEEERYKVLLTIKQLTASMAVKRQLMEKLMQGPVKESHGLKGLKFENHRRWNRFKERWNNFKYGLEPWRKALRVIEGHHGTGVVSYFVFLRYLLLVNFCMFLLTMFIWIPEALTSATPQVSGSTAETCTAAYTVNVSSDAFTLILDFFQGSGWMEKTAVFYGYYSGNGLEGTDYKLSLAYILVCLSCLVSSLILMGRHVASSFRESILNAGDGTTEFCNKVFGAWDFTMSDEGSAKIKHRSLRMEMLSDVNEQQFLKEREERLQSRSKKCRLYTVRIIINCFIVLVLGASAYLIYYVTSFSTEYVSENADVSGTDKVLLKLLVQFLPAITMAVLNGALPIIFQKVVVGEQYTIAFVIKITLIRTVFLRLASLTVLMITLYTEVTCSTRDSCTTTRSPCNVITCWETYVGQQLYKLIVMDFLIVFVKTLLVELPRRLFYEKCSCGLMQKIGPPEFDIPSNVLDLVYSQCLYWLSLTFAPLTPSFSVLKVIATFYLKMLSALKACPPAQQPYRASRTNTFFMMILLVAFFLCSVPVGYTFYSLEPSHGCGPFRIYSSMYNSITTTVDNWPTTARSIYELITSPAVTGPVIIFLCLMIYYCSVLAKAHRNMSDMFREQLVMEGRDKQFLALKVKEMGGDSQPLPRKPHRRNPPPGINRLQNVNETTKGRKQANAGGTDGMPPSYQTSNPPATSPPNVPVDEW from the exons GGAGAAGCTGATGCAAGGGCCAGTGAAGGAGAGTCATGGCCTGAAGGGTCTCAAGTTCGAAAACCACCGG CGATGGAACCGATTCAAAGAGCGCTGGAATAACTTCAAATACGGTCTGGAACCCTGGAGAAAAGCGCTGAGGGTCATTGAAG GCCATCATGGCACAGGGGTGGTCTCCTACTTCGTCTTTTTGCGTTACCTTCTGCTGGTCAACTTCTGCATGTTCCTTCTGACCATGTTCATCTGGATCCCCGAGGCTCTGACGTCCGCCACGCCACAAGTCTCAGGCTCCACTGCGGAGACCTGCACTGCTGCCTACACGGTGAACGTATCCTCTGACGCTTTCACGCTCATCCTGGACTTCTTTCAGGGATCT GGCTGGATGGAGAAGACAGCGGTGTTCTACGGGTACTACAGCGGCAACGGCCTGGAAGGGACGGACTACAAGCTGTCTCTGGCCTACATCctcgtctgtctctcctgtctcgtCAGCAGCCTCATCCTCATGGGCAGACA TGTGGCGTCCAGTTTCCGAGAATCGATTCTGAATGCCGGGGACGGGACCACAGAGTTCTGTAACAAGGTGTTTGGGGCGTGGGACTTCACGATGTCTGACGAGGGCTCGGCCAAAATCAAGCACAGATCGCTTCGTATGGAAATGCTG AGTGACGTCAACGAACAGCAGTTTCTCAAGGAACGGGAAGAGCGGCTGCAGAGTCGTTCCAAGAAGTGTCGTCTCTACACGGTCCGCATCATCATCAACTGTTTCATAGTCCTCGTCCTGGGCGCTTCCGCCTACCTCATCTACTACGTCACTTCCTTCTCCACAGAG TACGTGAGCGAGAACGCGGATGTGAGCGGCACGGACAAGGTGCTGCTGAAGCTGCTGGTCCAGTTCCTGCCCGCTATCACCATGGCCGTGCTGAACGGGGCCCTGCCCATCATCTTCCAAAAGGTGGTTGTGGGTGAGCAGTACACCATCGCCTTCGTCATCAAGATCACCCTCAtcag GACGGTGTTTCTCCGTCTGGCCTCGCTGACAGTGCTGATGATCACCCTGTACACGGAAGTGACGTGTTCCACACGTGACTCCTGCACCACGACACGGAGTCCCTGCAACGTCATCACG TGCTGGGAGACCTACGTGGGACAACAGCTGTACAAGCTGATCGTCATGGATTTCCTCATCGTTTTTGTCAAGACACTGCTGGTGGAGCTGCCCAGACG ACTGTTCTACGAGAAGTGTTCCTGCGGTCTGATGCAGAAGATCGGGCCCCCTGAGTTTGACATTCCGTCCAACGTCCTGGACCTCGTATACTCTCAGTGTCTCTACTG GTTGTCCTTGACCTTTGCGCCGCTGACGCCCAGTTTCTCTGTGTTGAAGGTGATCGCAACCTTCTATCTCAAAATG TTGTCGGCCCTGAAAGCATGCCCTCCAGCGCAGCAGCCGTACAGGGCGTCTCGCACCAACACGTTCTTCATGATGATCCTGCTCGTCGCCTTCTTCCTCTGCTCCGTGCCTGTGGGATACACCTTCTACAG TTTAGAGCCTTCCCACGGCTGTGGTCCATTCCGTATCTACAGCAGCATGTACAACTCCATCACCACCACGGTCGATAACTGGCCCACAACAGCGCGATCCATCTATGAGCTGATAACCTCCCCTGCGGTGACTGGTCCTGTGATCATCTTTCTTTG CTTGATGATCTATTACTGTTCCGTGTTGGCCAAAGCACACAGAAACATGTCGGACATGTTCAGGGAACAGTTAGTGATG GAGGGGCGTGACAAGCAGTTCCTGGCGCTGAAGGTGAAGGAGATGGGGGGAGACAGTCAGCCCCTGCCCCGCAAACCCCACCGCCGCAACCCTCCTCCGGGCATCAACCGACTTCAAAACGTCAACGAGACCACCAAGGGCAGAAAGCAGGCCAATGCGGGGGGAACTGACGGAATGCCCCCTTCCTACCAAACCAGCAACCCCCCTGCCACCTCCCCTCCCAACGTTCCCGTCGATGAGTGGTGA